The segment AACTGAAACTTGCCAAGGACCTTGGTGCCGATTGGGTTCTGAATGCCAAGGAAACCGACGTGGTTACCGAAGTACAAAACCAGATGGGTGGCGCCAATGGGGTTCTGGTCACCGCCGTTTCCAAATCCGCCTTTGCGCAGGGTGTTGGCATGCTGGGCCGTCATGGCACGATGGCATTGTGCGGCCTGCCGCCCGGCAAGTTCGAGCTTGATATCTTTGACACCGTTCTGTCGCGCAAAACCATTCGCGGATCCATCGTCGGCACGCGTGCCGACCTTCAGGAAGCATTGGAATTTGCCGGCGACGGCAAGGTGCATTCGCACTTCACCACCGAACCGATGGAAAACATCAATTCGATCTTTGATCGCATGCGGGCCGGTACCATTGATGGCCGTATCGTGATGTCGATCTGATCGATCACAATCACGGCCCATAGCGAAACGGAAAAAGCAAAAGGGTCGCCCCATCATGCGACCCTTTTTGTTTTATGGCGATGATTACAAATCCTGACCGCTTAGCGGGTCTTCGCTGTAATAGCGGACCGGCACCGTGCCCCCGACAATCGCGCCAATCCGTTTGATCCAGCGATTGATCCCGTCATAAGGGGTCATATCCAGATCGGCCTCATGTGCCAGATGGGTGTAGGCATAGACCGCGATATCCGCGAGCGAATAGCGGGCATTTGCAAGAAAATCATGGTCGCGCAAATGCCGGTCAAGCATGCCTAAAACCTGTGTGGCCTTGGCCCGGCGCAACGGCAGTTGCCCGGCATTCCGGTCATTCTTCCCCGTCAGGTTCCAGTACCGAAGGCAGGCTATGGTTGCCTGTATATAATCGGTTTCAAAAAACAGCCACTGACAGACCTTGGCGCGTTCATAGGCATCAGAGGGCAAATAATCCGTTCCGTCCGCCAGATAAAGCAGAATGGCGTTTGATTCAGCAATACAGCGCCCATCATCAAGTTCCAGTACCGGAACCGCCCCCGCCGGGTTCATTTCATAGAACGCATCG is part of the Thalassospira lucentensis genome and harbors:
- a CDS encoding glutathione S-transferase family protein, whose amino-acid sequence is MKLHDYAGSQNAWKIRQLCAHLGLEYQTQWVSIFTGESHTDAFYEMNPAGAVPVLELDDGRCIAESNAILLYLADGTDYLPSDAYERAKVCQWLFFETDYIQATIACLRYWNLTGKNDRNAGQLPLRRAKATQVLGMLDRHLRDHDFLANARYSLADIAVYAYTHLAHEADLDMTPYDGINRWIKRIGAIVGGTVPVRYYSEDPLSGQDL